The following proteins are co-located in the Schistocerca nitens isolate TAMUIC-IGC-003100 chromosome 2, iqSchNite1.1, whole genome shotgun sequence genome:
- the LOC126237415 gene encoding allergen Cr-PI-like, translating into MRPSLTLVALCALAAVASATINPEPHVIADKDFLLRQKKLLEVFWHVGQPTVDPEQKKISETFNLEENVNNFKDPELVKKFVNYYTHGYFKQRGEPFSIYNKLDQIQAKALVDLLYQANDFETFYKTSVWARDHLNEGLFVYALNVAKLHREDLFDVVLPPFYELYPHLYVSPDVIKEAWEAALQGKAFNKENPYVIRVNYSGQPFARNADELVSYYTEDIGLNAYLDFMHYRYPFWAKMPEYNQANYTRRGDQFYYGIKAIVGRYNLERLSNHLPDVEPIDYTKPINGVVPQGPLVQYVSTLEKRLREAIDKGFVFDSNFTRYSLNDPLSIEILGRIVEGNADSINKEYYGSFYRSLLSLAAGPGSVTPASSFSNPAFYKVAARVASILDQFKERLGPHPVEQLLLPGVKVESLTVDKLVTYFDDYDFELNNAIPVESLEEGAKLNVVARTQRLTHKPFNYHIKVTSDKDIDVFVRFFLGPRYDVYGKELTPNEKRHNMLYTDSFVFKLKKGENELVRNSRQFNYYGQLPLTYSKLYHRTVAAIKSGSEVYVDDFVKKYGDPEGLILPRGTRSGLPLSSYVIIKPFTHKTISRINPYTDDIGAKISFFPFDRPINDLEFNVPNSYFGEAVVVHRSGDEVIKA; encoded by the exons CGGACAAGGATTTCCTTCTGAGGCAGAAGAAGCTGCTAGAAGTTTTCTGGCATGTCGGACAACCCACCGTAGACCCCGAGCAGAAGAAGATTTCGGAAACCTTCAATCTTGAAGAGAATGTCAACAACTTCAAA GATCCAGAACTCGTGAAGAAGTTCGTGAATTACTACACTCACGGCTACTTCAAGCAGCGCGGGGAACCGTTCTCCATCTACAACAAGCTTGACCAGATTCAGGCCAAGGCCCTTGTCGACCTTTTGTACCAGGCGAATGACTTTGAGACTTTTTACAAG ACGTCCGTGTGGGCCAGGGACCACCTGAACGAGGGCCTGTTCGTGTACGCTCTCAACGTGGCCAAGCTGCACCGCGAGGACCTCTTCGACGTGGTGCTGCCCCCCTTCTATGAGCTGTACCCGCACCTGTACGTCAGCCCTGACGTCATCAAGGAGGCGTGGGAAGCCGCCCTGCAAG GCAAGGCCTTCAACAAGGAGAACCCTTACGTGATCCGCGTCAACTACAGCGGGCAGCCGTTCGCTCGCAACGCCGATGAGCTGGTCTCGTACTATACTGAGGACATAGGCCTCAACGCCTACCTGGACTTCATGCACTACCGCTACCCCTTCTGGGCCAAGATGCCGGAGTATAACCAGGCCAACTACACACGCCGCGGAGACCAATTCTACTATGGCATCAAGGCCATCGTCGGCAGGTACAACCTGGAGAGGCTGTCGAACCACCTCCCAGACGTAGAGCCCATCGACTACACGAAGCCCATCAACGGAGTCGTCCCTCAGGGTCCCCTCGTGCAGTACGTGAGCACGCTGGAGAAGAGGCTTCGTGAAGCCATCGATAAAGGATTTGTATTTGAC AGCAACTTCACAAGATACTCACTGAATGACCCTCTCAGCATTGAGATCCTTGGAAGAATTGTGGAAGGCAATGCGGACTCCATCAACAAGGAGTACTACGGCTCGTTCTACAGAAGCCTCCTGTCTCTCGCTGCCGGACCAGGC agCGTCACCCCAGCCTCTTCCTTCAGCAACCCCGCCTTCTACAAGGTTGCTGCGCGAGTTGCCTCTATCCTTGATCAGTTTAAGGAGAGGCTCGGACCTCATCCAGTAGAACAG ctgctgctgcctgGTGTGAAAGTCGAGAGCCTGACCGTCGACAAGCTGGTGACGTACTTCGACGACTACGATTTCGAGCTGAATAACGCTATTCCGGTCGAAAGCTTGGAGGAAGGCGCCAAGCTGAATGTGGTCGCCCGCACGCAGCGGCTGACACACAAGCCGTTCAACTACCACATCAAGGTCACCAGTGACAAGGACATCGACGTGTTCGTGCGCTTCTTCTTAGGCCCCCGCTACGACGTCTACGGCAAGGAGCTGACCCCCAACGAGAAGAGGCACAACATGCTCTACACTGACTCATTCGTCTTCAAAC TGAAAAAGGGCGAGAACGAGCTGGTGCGAAACTCGAGGCAGTTCAACTACTACGGCCAACTGCCTCTGACCTACAGCAAGCTCTACCACCGCACCGTAGCGGCCATCAAGAGCGGCTCGGAGGTCTACGTGGACGACTTCGTGAAGAAGTACGGCGACCCCGAGGGTCTGATACTGCCCCGCGGAACTCGCAGTGGCCTGCCGCTCAGCAGCTACGTCATCATCAAACCGTTCACGCACAAGACCATCAGCAGGATCAACCCCTACACCGACGACATCGGCGCCAAGATCTCCTTCTTCCCCTTCGAC